TCGAGCAGGCGCCTCTGACCGCGCGGGCCGTGCGCACCGTCGTGAGCGTCAGCCTCGGCTCGTCGCGGCGTGACCACGAGGTCGAGGCTGCCCTCCTGGGAGAGACCTTCCGCATCCGCAGGGTCGGCACCGACGGTGATTTTCGCAAGGCGCAGGCCCTTCTGGCCGAGCTCGACGGCAACGTCGACGCCATCGGTCTCGGCGGCATTGACGTCTACCTCTACTCGCGGCGCGAGCGCTTTGCGCTGCGCGACGGCCTGCGCCTCATGAACATGGTCAAGAAGACGCCCGTGGTCGATGGCAGCGGTCTGAAGAACTCGCTCGAGCGGCAGGTCATACGAACGCTTGCGGCCACGCGGGCAGCCGAGATCCCGCTGCGAGGCCGCAAGACCCTGGTTGTGTGCGGCATGGATCGCTTCGGCATGGCCGAAGCCCTGGAAGAGGCAGGGGCCTCGGTCTCCTACGGCGATCTCATCTTCTCCATCGGCAAGGACCAGCTCATCACCTCGCTCGATGAGCTGGCCGACTACGCCGACAAGCTGCTGCCCGAGGTGGCAAAGATGCCCATCAGCTTCATCTACCCCACGGGCAAGCAGCAGGACAAGGCCCCCGAGGAGAAGCATACGCGCTACTACGACGATGCCGAGATCGTGGCGGGCGACTTCCACTTCATCCGCAAGTTCATGCCTGCGCGAATGGACGGCAAGGTCGTGATCACGAACACGGTCACCTCCGATGACCTGGCAGAGCTGAAGCGTCGTGGCGCGTCGTGGCTCGTGGCCACGACGCCGGAGTTCGAGGGGCGAAGCTTCGGCACCAATGTCCTCGAGGCCGCGCTCCTCGTGCTGCTCGGCAAGGCCTGGGCCGACGTCACCCCTGACGACTACCTCGCGCTCATCGATCGGCTCGGGCTCCAGCCCCGCGTTGTGAGCCTGAACCCCTGAGAACATCTGCGATAACCGCGGCCGACGCAGGCCGCACATTCCAAAGGAGGCACCATGCCCGAACCCCAGAAGGAAATCACG
This region of Pseudomonadota bacterium genomic DNA includes:
- a CDS encoding quinate 5-dehydrogenase, translated to MRTVVSVSLGSSRRDHEVEAALLGETFRIRRVGTDGDFRKAQALLAELDGNVDAIGLGGIDVYLYSRRERFALRDGLRLMNMVKKTPVVDGSGLKNSLERQVIRTLAATRAAEIPLRGRKTLVVCGMDRFGMAEALEEAGASVSYGDLIFSIGKDQLITSLDELADYADKLLPEVAKMPISFIYPTGKQQDKAPEEKHTRYYDDAEIVAGDFHFIRKFMPARMDGKVVITNTVTSDDLAELKRRGASWLVATTPEFEGRSFGTNVLEAALLVLLGKAWADVTPDDYLALIDRLGLQPRVVSLNP